In Saccharothrix violaceirubra, the following are encoded in one genomic region:
- a CDS encoding amino acid permease gives MTTHPGLGGGRGVFRRKPIDEIVSDAPSGSAGLTRTLGLWQLTAIGVGGIIGAGIFSLAGAVANKTAGPAVLISFLVAGIASAAAAFSYAEFAGLIPRAGSAYTYGYAVLGEIVGWFIGWDLLLEYTAIVAVVAIGISGYFTELLDLVGVRLPLWLQGAPGTEGSDVAAGSYQVNLFAVVLCLAIAFVLNLGMKNAARFETVLVYLKVAVVLLVIVVGVFHIDTGNYDPFLPFGLSGAFAGAATVFFAVFGYDAMSTAAEESTESRRHMPKAIVYSLAISMVLYVLACLVLTGMVDYRAIDAESAFATAFADIGLPALGIVISVGAVLGITTVLFTFMMGAARVGYSMSRDGLLPAWFGRTHPVRHVPTRTTWVLGIASAVIAGFLPIAEAAELTNIGILLAFVVVCVAVIVLRYRRPDLPRTFRTPGMPVVPVIGIVFSLWLITFLTAHTWLRFAVWFAVGLVVYLLYGRRHSTLSSAD, from the coding sequence ATGACAACGCATCCGGGTTTAGGTGGCGGGCGCGGGGTGTTCCGCCGCAAGCCCATCGACGAGATCGTTTCCGACGCGCCGTCCGGCTCCGCCGGCCTCACGCGCACGCTGGGGCTGTGGCAGCTCACCGCCATCGGCGTCGGCGGGATCATCGGGGCCGGGATCTTCTCCCTGGCGGGCGCGGTGGCGAACAAGACCGCCGGGCCCGCCGTGTTGATCTCGTTCCTGGTCGCGGGCATCGCCAGTGCCGCCGCCGCGTTCTCCTACGCCGAGTTCGCCGGGCTGATCCCCCGCGCCGGGTCCGCCTACACCTACGGGTACGCCGTGCTCGGCGAGATCGTCGGGTGGTTCATCGGGTGGGACCTGCTGTTGGAGTACACCGCCATCGTGGCCGTGGTCGCCATCGGGATCTCCGGGTACTTCACCGAACTGCTCGACCTCGTCGGGGTCCGGTTGCCGTTGTGGCTGCAGGGCGCGCCGGGCACGGAAGGCTCGGACGTGGCCGCGGGCAGCTACCAGGTGAACCTGTTCGCGGTCGTGCTCTGCCTGGCGATCGCGTTCGTCCTGAACCTGGGTATGAAGAACGCGGCCCGCTTCGAGACCGTGCTGGTGTACCTCAAGGTCGCGGTCGTGCTGCTGGTGATCGTGGTCGGCGTCTTCCACATCGACACCGGCAACTACGACCCGTTCCTGCCCTTCGGCCTGTCCGGGGCGTTCGCCGGGGCCGCCACCGTGTTCTTCGCCGTGTTCGGGTACGACGCCATGAGCACGGCCGCCGAGGAGTCGACCGAGTCGCGCCGCCACATGCCCAAGGCGATCGTGTACTCGTTGGCGATCTCCATGGTCCTCTACGTCCTGGCGTGCCTGGTGCTCACGGGCATGGTCGACTACCGCGCCATCGACGCCGAGAGCGCCTTCGCCACCGCGTTCGCCGACATCGGACTGCCCGCGCTGGGCATCGTCATCTCGGTCGGCGCGGTGCTCGGCATCACGACCGTGCTCTTCACGTTCATGATGGGCGCCGCGCGCGTCGGGTACTCGATGAGCCGTGACGGCCTGCTGCCCGCGTGGTTCGGGCGCACGCACCCGGTCCGGCACGTACCCACGCGCACGACGTGGGTGCTCGGCATCGCCTCGGCGGTCATCGCCGGGTTCCTGCCCATCGCCGAGGCGGCCGAGCTGACGAACATCGGGATCCTGCTGGCGTTCGTGGTCGTCTGCGTCGCGGTGATCGTGCTGCGCTACCGGCGGCCCGACCTGCCGCGCACGTTCAGGACGCCGGGCATGCCGGTCGTGCCGGTGATCGGGATCGTGTTCTCCCTGTGGCTGATCACGTTCCTCACCGCGCACACGTGGCTGCGGTTCGCGGTCTGGTTCGCCGTCGGCCTGGTCGTCTACCTCCTCTACGGACGCCGGCACTCGACACTGTCCTCAGCGGACTGA
- a CDS encoding DJ-1/PfpI family protein, whose amino-acid sequence MTTTKTVHVALYDTLSDWEFGFATARLNLPHFQKRPGVFQVRTVAATLDPITTMGGLRILPDTTLDRITPDDSALLLLSGSDTWTTGANREFSAAARRWLDAGVPVAAICGATIGLADEGLLDDRPHTGNAVEELSSVPNYRGQAHFRQERAVRHDKLITAGGASALEFAREILAELDVYEPAVLEAWYGLFSTGNPEWFGKLVAAAS is encoded by the coding sequence ATGACGACGACCAAGACGGTTCACGTGGCCCTCTACGACACCCTCTCCGACTGGGAGTTCGGCTTCGCCACCGCGCGCCTCAACCTCCCGCACTTCCAGAAGCGGCCCGGCGTGTTCCAGGTCCGCACGGTCGCCGCGACCCTCGACCCGATCACCACGATGGGCGGCCTGCGCATCCTGCCCGACACCACGCTCGACCGGATCACCCCGGACGACAGCGCCCTGCTCCTGCTCTCCGGCTCCGACACGTGGACCACCGGCGCCAACCGCGAGTTCTCGGCCGCCGCACGCCGCTGGCTCGACGCCGGCGTCCCGGTCGCCGCCATCTGCGGCGCCACGATCGGTCTGGCCGACGAGGGCCTGCTCGACGACCGCCCGCACACCGGCAACGCGGTCGAAGAGCTGTCGAGCGTGCCGAACTACCGGGGGCAGGCGCACTTCCGTCAGGAACGCGCCGTGCGCCACGACAAGCTGATCACGGCCGGCGGCGCGAGCGCGCTGGAGTTCGCCCGCGAGATCCTCGCCGAGCTGGACGTCTACGAACCGGCGGTGCTCGAAGCCTGGTACGGCCTGTTCAGCACCGGCAACCCGGAGTGGTTCGGCAAGCTCGTCGCCGCGGCCTCGTGA
- a CDS encoding ABC transporter permease, with amino-acid sequence MATPLETDLAKVGAGLDALDAPTASGRPPLWRRFVRTGLPPLIAFALLIGVWQALWAAAFWPEYQLPSPKSVWAAVAEAIESGRAFEVLWTSVSRAVFGFLTAVVIATPLGLLVAKVRVVRAGIGSLLSGLQSLPSVAWVPAGILWFGATPSTIYFVVLMGSVPSIANGLVAGIDQVPPLLPRVGKALGATRLAAARHILLPAALPGYLAGLKQGWAFSWRSLMAAEIIATSPQLGEGLGQYLHNGSSLNDISMVIAAIFLILLVGVGIELLVFRPLERAVLKARGLTGAL; translated from the coding sequence GTGGCCACGCCGCTTGAGACCGACCTCGCGAAGGTCGGTGCCGGGCTCGACGCGCTCGACGCGCCGACCGCGTCCGGTCGCCCGCCGCTGTGGCGGCGGTTCGTCCGCACGGGTCTGCCGCCGCTGATCGCGTTCGCGCTGCTGATCGGCGTGTGGCAGGCGCTGTGGGCGGCGGCGTTCTGGCCGGAGTACCAGCTGCCCTCGCCGAAGTCGGTGTGGGCGGCGGTGGCCGAGGCGATCGAGTCCGGGCGCGCGTTCGAGGTGCTGTGGACGTCGGTGAGCCGGGCGGTGTTCGGCTTCCTGACCGCCGTGGTGATCGCGACGCCGCTGGGCCTGCTGGTCGCCAAGGTCCGCGTGGTGCGGGCGGGCATCGGCTCTTTACTGTCGGGCCTGCAGTCGCTGCCGTCCGTCGCCTGGGTGCCGGCCGGCATCCTGTGGTTCGGCGCCACCCCGTCGACGATCTACTTCGTCGTGCTCATGGGATCGGTGCCGTCGATCGCGAACGGCCTGGTGGCGGGCATCGACCAGGTGCCGCCGCTGCTGCCGCGCGTCGGCAAGGCGCTGGGTGCGACCCGGCTGGCGGCGGCGCGGCACATCCTGCTGCCCGCGGCCCTGCCGGGCTACCTGGCCGGGTTGAAGCAGGGGTGGGCGTTCTCGTGGCGGTCGCTGATGGCCGCGGAGATCATCGCCACCTCGCCGCAGCTCGGTGAGGGTCTGGGCCAGTACCTGCACAACGGGTCGTCGCTCAACGACATCTCCATGGTGATCGCGGCGATCTTCCTCATCCTGCTCGTGGGCGTGGGGATCGAACTGCTGGTGTTCCGGCCGCTGGAACGCGCGGTGCTCAAGGCCCGCGGTCTGACGGGAGCACTGTGA
- a CDS encoding MarR family winged helix-turn-helix transcriptional regulator, which translates to MSGRTPAGDVLTDVVMRTFRLYGALLDAAEEMTRPVGLTAAWWQVLGAVLRTPLPVSGIAREMSLARQSVQRIADLLVDKGLAEYRPNPAHRRAKLLSPTEAGYAAIAGLREVQHAWTKRITAGIDVADLRTTLSTMEKLVAALDADRDT; encoded by the coding sequence GTGAGCGGCCGGACCCCGGCGGGCGACGTGTTGACCGACGTGGTCATGCGGACGTTCCGCCTCTACGGCGCGTTGCTCGACGCCGCGGAGGAGATGACCCGGCCGGTCGGCCTGACGGCGGCGTGGTGGCAGGTGCTCGGCGCGGTGCTGCGGACCCCGCTGCCCGTGTCGGGCATCGCCCGCGAGATGAGCCTGGCCCGGCAGAGCGTGCAGCGCATCGCGGACCTGTTGGTGGACAAGGGGTTGGCCGAATACCGGCCCAATCCCGCCCACCGCCGCGCCAAGCTGCTCAGCCCCACGGAAGCCGGGTACGCCGCGATCGCGGGGCTGCGCGAGGTGCAGCACGCGTGGACGAAGCGCATCACCGCCGGGATCGACGTCGCCGACCTGCGCACCACACTGTCCACAATGGAGAAACTGGTCGCCGCCCTCGACGCCGACCGGGACACCTAG
- a CDS encoding ABC transporter substrate-binding protein, translated as MSSRRTILTKSFAILTAFVALAACSRADGGDTAASNAPAQDKGPAAEIRLGYFPNVTHAAALIGVENGLYAKELGNTKLTTQTFNAGPEAVNALLGSSLDATFIGSGPAINAFAKSNGEAVRLIAGATSGGAQLVVKPEINSAADLKGKVITTPQLGNTQDVALKKWLSDQKLTVGSGADQVNITNTENAQSLDLFKKGDVQGAWAPEPWSSRLVLDAGAKVLVDEKTLWDGGKFPTTVLLVRTEFLRDHPQTVEALLKGHLAATEFATSNKPEAKKIVNEALKKLTGKQLGEPVLDRAFDNIELTLDPQAKSFPQLAKDAVTAGVSKEAAKVEGLVDFTLLNKVLTAAGKPTVDAAGLDKK; from the coding sequence GTGAGCAGCAGACGCACCATCCTCACCAAGTCCTTCGCGATACTGACCGCGTTCGTCGCCCTGGCCGCGTGCTCACGGGCGGACGGTGGCGACACCGCGGCGTCGAACGCGCCGGCCCAGGACAAGGGACCGGCCGCCGAGATCCGACTCGGCTACTTCCCCAACGTCACGCACGCCGCCGCGCTGATCGGCGTGGAGAACGGCCTGTACGCCAAGGAACTGGGCAACACCAAGCTCACCACCCAGACGTTCAACGCCGGCCCCGAGGCGGTCAACGCGCTGCTGGGCAGCTCGCTCGACGCCACGTTCATCGGCTCCGGCCCGGCGATCAACGCGTTCGCCAAGTCCAACGGCGAGGCCGTGCGGCTGATCGCGGGCGCCACGTCCGGCGGCGCGCAGCTCGTGGTCAAGCCGGAGATCAACTCGGCGGCGGACCTCAAGGGCAAGGTCATCACCACCCCGCAGCTGGGCAACACGCAGGACGTGGCGCTCAAGAAGTGGCTGTCCGACCAGAAGCTCACCGTGGGCTCGGGCGCGGACCAGGTGAACATCACCAACACCGAGAACGCCCAGTCGCTCGACCTGTTCAAGAAGGGCGACGTGCAGGGCGCGTGGGCGCCGGAGCCGTGGTCGTCGCGGCTGGTGCTCGACGCGGGCGCGAAGGTCCTCGTCGACGAGAAGACCCTGTGGGACGGCGGCAAGTTCCCGACCACCGTGCTGCTGGTGCGCACCGAGTTCCTGCGCGACCACCCGCAGACCGTCGAGGCGCTGCTGAAGGGCCACCTGGCCGCGACCGAGTTCGCGACGAGCAACAAGCCCGAGGCGAAGAAGATCGTCAACGAGGCGTTGAAGAAGCTCACGGGCAAGCAGCTGGGCGAGCCGGTGCTCGACCGCGCGTTCGACAACATCGAGCTGACGCTGGACCCGCAGGCGAAGTCCTTCCCGCAGTTGGCCAAGGACGCGGTCACGGCGGGCGTTTCCAAGGAGGCGGCGAAGGTCGAGGGTCTCGTCGACTTCACGCTGCTGAACAAGGTGCTGACGGCCGCGGGCAAGCCGACCGTCGACGCCGCCGGACTGGACAAGAAGTAG
- a CDS encoding ABC transporter ATP-binding protein, with product MTATLATAKNAAVTLSGVRKVFGHGTSAVLALDGVDLQVEPGEFVCLLGASGCGKSTLLNIVAGLDAPTSGDLELTTSRPAVMFQEAALMPWLTAERNVELPLRLAGVKRGERKEKAGELLSLVRLVGAGHKRPHELSGGMRQRVALARALASTLGSAKEGTPGLLLMDEPFAALDAITRDVLQAELVRVWRETQTAIVFVTHDVREAVRLGQRVVLLSSRPGRVVREWNTAEGDEVALIDEITTHLREVISGHAA from the coding sequence ATGACCGCCACACTCGCGACCGCCAAGAACGCCGCGGTGACGCTGTCCGGCGTGCGGAAGGTCTTCGGACACGGCACATCCGCGGTCCTCGCGCTCGACGGTGTCGACCTCCAGGTCGAGCCCGGCGAGTTCGTGTGCCTGCTGGGTGCGTCCGGCTGCGGCAAGAGCACGCTGCTCAACATCGTCGCCGGCCTGGACGCGCCCACCTCGGGCGACCTCGAACTGACCACGTCGCGGCCCGCCGTGATGTTCCAGGAAGCCGCGCTCATGCCGTGGCTGACCGCCGAACGCAACGTCGAGCTGCCGCTGCGGCTCGCGGGCGTGAAGCGCGGCGAGCGCAAGGAGAAGGCGGGCGAGCTGCTGTCGCTGGTCCGCCTCGTCGGTGCCGGGCACAAGCGCCCGCACGAGCTGTCGGGCGGCATGCGCCAGCGTGTGGCGTTGGCGCGCGCGCTGGCGTCGACGTTGGGCAGCGCGAAGGAGGGCACGCCCGGCCTGCTGCTGATGGACGAGCCGTTCGCCGCGCTCGACGCGATCACCCGTGACGTGCTCCAGGCGGAGCTCGTCCGCGTGTGGCGCGAGACGCAGACCGCGATCGTGTTCGTCACGCACGACGTGCGCGAGGCCGTGCGGCTGGGCCAGCGGGTCGTGCTGCTGTCGTCGCGGCCGGGTCGGGTCGTGCGGGAGTGGAACACCGCCGAGGGCGACGAGGTGGCGTTGATCGACGAGATCACCACGCACCTGCGAGAGGTGATCAGTGGCCACGCCGCTTGA
- a CDS encoding quinone oxidoreductase family protein has product MFAVYAVEPSPQDPLAALRVGERPEPVVPEGWVKVAVRAASLNMHDLWTLRGVGIKESAFPMILGCDGAGVLSDGTEVVLHSIIGDPSWGGEETLDPGRTLLTEKYQGTFADHVVVPARNVLPKPAELSFVEAACMGTAWLTAYRMLFVKSGLRPGQTMLVQGASGGVSTALVRLGRAGGFRVWVTGRTEAKRELASRLGAHAVFEPGARLPERVDAVFETVGKATWSHSLKSLKPGGIVVVSGATSGEPSALEIQRLFFLQLRVVGSTMGTLEELRDLLAFCALNGIRPQVGAELPFERAAEGFAAMWGGDTAGKIVFTR; this is encoded by the coding sequence ATGTTCGCCGTTTACGCAGTCGAGCCGTCGCCGCAGGATCCGCTTGCCGCATTGCGCGTCGGGGAGCGGCCGGAGCCCGTCGTGCCCGAGGGGTGGGTCAAGGTGGCGGTGCGGGCTGCCAGCCTCAACATGCACGACCTGTGGACCCTGCGTGGGGTGGGGATCAAGGAGTCCGCGTTCCCGATGATCCTCGGGTGTGACGGGGCCGGGGTGTTGTCCGACGGGACCGAGGTGGTGTTGCACTCGATCATCGGTGATCCGTCTTGGGGTGGTGAGGAGACGCTCGATCCCGGGCGGACCTTGTTGACCGAGAAGTACCAGGGGACGTTCGCCGATCACGTTGTCGTTCCCGCTCGCAACGTGTTGCCCAAGCCCGCGGAGTTGTCGTTCGTCGAGGCCGCCTGCATGGGTACGGCGTGGTTGACCGCCTATCGGATGTTGTTCGTCAAGTCCGGGTTGCGGCCTGGGCAGACGATGCTCGTCCAAGGGGCTTCCGGTGGGGTGTCGACCGCTTTGGTGCGGTTGGGGCGGGCCGGTGGGTTCCGGGTCTGGGTCACGGGGCGGACGGAGGCCAAGCGCGAACTCGCGTCGCGGTTGGGGGCGCACGCGGTGTTCGAGCCGGGGGCCCGGTTGCCCGAACGGGTCGACGCGGTGTTCGAGACCGTGGGCAAGGCGACCTGGTCGCACTCGCTCAAGTCGCTCAAGCCCGGCGGGATCGTGGTCGTGTCGGGTGCCACCAGCGGCGAGCCCTCGGCCCTCGAGATCCAGCGGCTGTTCTTCCTCCAGCTCCGGGTCGTCGGGTCGACCATGGGCACGTTGGAGGAGCTTCGGGACCTGCTGGCGTTCTGCGCGCTCAACGGCATCCGGCCGCAGGTGGGTGCCGAGCTGCCCTTCGAGCGGGCTGCCGAAGGTTTCGCGGCGATGTGGGGCGGGGACACGGCGGGGAAGATCGTGTTCACCCGGTAG
- a CDS encoding sirohydrochlorin chelatase, translating to MTALVAVAHGSRDPRSAATVHALLDVVRAVRPDLDVRASFLDLSAPRLGDVLHAVHGDGHASAVVVPLLLGQAYHARVDVPGAVAEARLAALDVTIADVLGPDDRLEDAALRRLGAVVDLDDPGLGVVVAGAGSSHAPANAAVAAVARRWASTRPWAGAEAAFASTASPDVPTAIARLRVRGAERIAVASWFLAPGLLPDRVADLAAGAAVAAPLGADAAVASLILSRYAEALGDVVALPA from the coding sequence GTGACGGCTCTGGTCGCGGTGGCGCACGGTTCGCGCGACCCACGTTCGGCGGCGACGGTACACGCGCTGCTGGACGTGGTGCGGGCCGTGCGCCCCGACCTGGACGTGCGCGCGTCGTTCCTCGACCTCTCCGCGCCGCGGTTGGGCGACGTGCTGCATGCGGTGCACGGCGATGGTCACGCGTCGGCCGTCGTCGTGCCCCTGCTGCTGGGCCAGGCGTACCACGCCCGGGTCGACGTGCCGGGTGCCGTCGCCGAGGCACGCCTGGCGGCGTTGGACGTGACGATCGCGGACGTGCTCGGGCCGGACGACCGGCTGGAGGACGCGGCCCTGCGCCGGCTGGGTGCCGTGGTCGACCTGGACGACCCCGGTCTGGGCGTGGTGGTCGCCGGTGCCGGGTCGTCGCACGCGCCGGCCAACGCGGCGGTGGCCGCAGTGGCCCGGCGGTGGGCTTCGACGCGGCCGTGGGCGGGTGCCGAGGCGGCGTTCGCGTCCACGGCGTCGCCGGACGTGCCGACCGCGATCGCGCGGCTGCGGGTCCGGGGTGCCGAGCGGATCGCGGTGGCGTCGTGGTTCCTGGCGCCGGGGTTGCTGCCGGACCGGGTGGCGGACCTGGCCGCGGGTGCGGCCGTGGCGGCGCCGCTGGGTGCGGACGCGGCCGTGGCCTCGTTGATCCTGTCGCGGTACGCCGAGGCGCTGGGCGACGTGGTGGCGTTGCCGGCCTAG
- a CDS encoding sulfate adenylyltransferase subunit 1 — MSDLLRLATAGSVDDGKSTLVGRLLYDTKSVLADTLDAVHRASADRGLTTPDLSLLVDGLRSEREQGITIDVAYRYFATPRRSFVLADTPGHVQYTRNTVTGASTAQLGVLLVDARKGVVEQTRRHAAVLALLGVPRLVLAVNKIDLVDYDPVVFSRIAKEFTAHALALGFTEDAVVEIPVSALAGDNVVERSARTPWYTGPTLLEHLETVPVEPDPHDAPFRFPVQYVIRPRTAQFPDYRGYAGQVAAGTVRVGDEIVVLPSGLRSRVEGIDTADGPLEEAFAGQSVTLLLADDVDISRGDLIAPADSRPAVVDEFDATVCWLSDKALTPGARVLVKHGTRTVQAIVTELRTRFDEQRLASTAGPDSLNLNEIGQVALRTAEPVPVDDYARSRRTGAFLVIDAADGSTLAAGLVGAPLPELDGVAGDARADNHALVSPGP, encoded by the coding sequence ATGAGCGACCTGTTGAGATTGGCCACGGCGGGCAGCGTGGACGACGGCAAGTCCACTTTGGTCGGACGACTGCTGTACGACACCAAGTCCGTGCTCGCCGACACGCTCGACGCGGTGCACCGCGCCAGCGCGGACCGGGGACTGACGACTCCGGACCTGTCGCTGCTCGTGGACGGGCTGCGCTCCGAGCGTGAACAGGGCATCACCATCGACGTGGCATACCGCTACTTCGCCACGCCGCGAAGGTCTTTCGTGCTGGCGGACACCCCGGGACACGTGCAGTACACCCGCAACACGGTGACCGGCGCGTCCACCGCGCAGCTCGGCGTGCTGCTGGTCGACGCCCGCAAGGGCGTCGTCGAGCAGACCCGCCGGCACGCGGCGGTGCTCGCGCTGCTGGGCGTCCCGCGCCTGGTGCTCGCGGTGAACAAGATCGACCTGGTCGACTACGACCCGGTCGTGTTCTCCCGCATCGCCAAGGAGTTCACCGCGCACGCGCTCGCCCTCGGCTTCACCGAGGACGCGGTCGTGGAGATCCCGGTGTCGGCCCTCGCGGGCGACAACGTGGTCGAGCGCTCGGCGCGGACGCCCTGGTACACCGGCCCCACCCTGTTGGAGCACCTGGAGACCGTGCCGGTCGAGCCCGACCCGCACGACGCGCCGTTCCGGTTCCCGGTGCAGTACGTGATCAGGCCGCGCACCGCGCAGTTCCCGGACTACCGGGGCTACGCGGGCCAGGTGGCGGCGGGCACGGTGCGGGTCGGCGACGAGATCGTCGTCCTGCCCTCGGGTCTGCGCAGCCGCGTGGAGGGGATCGACACCGCCGACGGCCCGCTGGAGGAGGCGTTCGCCGGTCAGTCGGTGACGCTCCTGCTCGCCGACGACGTGGACATCTCACGCGGCGACCTGATCGCGCCCGCCGACTCGCGCCCGGCCGTCGTCGACGAGTTCGACGCGACCGTGTGCTGGTTGTCGGACAAGGCTTTGACACCCGGAGCCCGGGTGCTGGTCAAGCACGGCACGCGCACCGTGCAGGCCATCGTGACCGAACTGCGCACCCGGTTCGACGAGCAGCGGCTGGCGAGCACCGCCGGTCCGGACTCGTTGAACCTCAACGAGATCGGCCAGGTCGCCCTCCGCACCGCCGAGCCGGTGCCCGTCGACGACTACGCGCGCAGCCGGCGCACCGGCGCGTTCCTGGTCATCGACGCCGCCGACGGCAGCACCCTGGCGGCGGGTCTCGTGGGCGCGCCACTGCCCGAACTGGACGGTGTGGCAGGCGACGCGCGCGCCGACAACCACGCCCTCGTCTCCCCCGGCCCCTGA
- a CDS encoding enoyl-CoA hydratase-related protein: MADEVVHYSVRRGIATITLDSPHNRNALSAQVRSELGARLKAAQADDGVRVVVLTHVGPVFCSGMDLKEARGARADQQGVNEFPALLEAVLTSPKPVVARLAGPARAGGVGLVAACDLAVAAESATFAFSEVRIGVVPAVISVTVLPRLAARAAHELFLTGETFDAHRAVAIGLLNAAVADDELDAAVSRYTDMLALGAPGALAATKRMLLEPRGGNLGEVFADMLELSARHFGGAEGQEGIAAFKAKRLPSWVPSEG, from the coding sequence ATGGCTGACGAGGTGGTGCACTACTCCGTGCGGCGCGGCATCGCGACGATCACGCTGGACTCCCCGCACAACCGCAACGCGCTGTCCGCGCAGGTGCGGTCCGAGCTGGGTGCCCGACTGAAGGCGGCGCAGGCGGACGACGGGGTGCGGGTGGTCGTGCTGACGCACGTCGGGCCGGTGTTCTGCTCGGGGATGGACCTCAAGGAGGCCCGGGGCGCGCGGGCCGACCAGCAGGGGGTCAACGAGTTCCCCGCCCTGCTGGAGGCGGTGTTGACCAGTCCCAAGCCGGTGGTGGCCCGGTTGGCGGGGCCCGCGCGGGCCGGCGGGGTGGGATTGGTCGCGGCCTGCGATCTCGCGGTGGCCGCGGAATCGGCGACCTTCGCCTTCAGCGAGGTGCGGATCGGGGTCGTGCCGGCGGTCATCTCGGTGACGGTGTTGCCGCGGTTGGCCGCACGGGCGGCCCATGAGTTGTTCTTGACCGGGGAAACGTTCGACGCCCATCGGGCCGTCGCCATCGGGCTGTTGAATGCGGCGGTCGCCGATGATGAATTGGATGCCGCTGTTTCCCGGTATACGGACATGTTGGCGTTGGGGGCGCCGGGGGCTTTGGCGGCCACGAAGAGGATGCTGCTGGAGCCACGTGGAGGGAATCTCGGGGAGGTGTTCGCGGACATGTTGGAGTTGTCCGCCCGGCACTTCGGCGGTGCCGAGGGGCAGGAGGGGATCGCGGCGTTCAAAGCCAAGCGTTTGCCCTCGTGGGTTCCTTCGGAGGGGTGA
- the cysD gene encoding sulfate adenylyltransferase subunit CysD, which produces MHREAVAGSRPAQRSVGRPGQDGMRVARMSGTATTGTSSTLDTLGRLESEAIHIFREVAGEFDRPVILFSGGKDSTLLLHLAVKAFWPAPVPFPLLHVDTGHNFDEVIEFRDRVVAEHGLRLEVAKVQDYIDDGRLSERPDGTRNPLQTVPLLDAITSHKFDAVFGGGRRDEERARAKERIFSLRNAFGQWEPRRQRPELWNLYNGRHRPGEHVRVFPLSNWTELDVWHYIAREGIELPSIYYAHTRDVYLRDGMWLAEGPWGGPRDGEELITKTIRYRTVGDGSCTGAVESDATDIEAVIAEVAASRLTERGATRADDRLSEAAMEDRKREGYF; this is translated from the coding sequence CTGCACCGCGAAGCCGTTGCCGGGAGCCGACCCGCGCAGCGGTCGGTGGGCAGGCCAGGCCAAGACGGAATGCGGGTTGCACGGATGAGCGGCACAGCCACGACGGGGACGTCGTCGACACTGGACACCCTCGGTCGCCTGGAATCGGAGGCGATCCACATCTTCCGGGAGGTGGCGGGCGAGTTCGACCGACCGGTGATCCTGTTCTCCGGCGGCAAGGACTCGACCCTGCTGCTGCACCTGGCGGTGAAGGCGTTCTGGCCCGCGCCGGTGCCGTTTCCGCTGTTGCACGTGGACACCGGGCACAACTTCGACGAAGTGATCGAATTCCGTGACCGTGTCGTTGCCGAACACGGACTTCGACTGGAAGTCGCGAAGGTCCAGGATTACATCGACGACGGAAGGTTGTCGGAACGTCCCGACGGTACCCGGAATCCGTTGCAGACAGTACCCCTGCTCGATGCGATCACCTCTCACAAGTTCGACGCGGTGTTCGGCGGCGGACGCCGCGACGAGGAGCGCGCACGGGCCAAGGAACGCATTTTCAGCCTGCGTAACGCGTTCGGACAGTGGGAGCCGCGGCGGCAGCGTCCCGAATTGTGGAACCTCTACAACGGAAGGCACCGCCCGGGGGAACATGTACGCGTGTTCCCGCTGTCCAACTGGACGGAACTTGACGTCTGGCACTACATCGCGAGGGAGGGGATCGAATTGCCTTCGATCTACTACGCCCACACGCGCGATGTGTACCTGCGTGACGGCATGTGGCTCGCGGAAGGTCCGTGGGGCGGGCCGCGCGACGGTGAAGAACTGATCACGAAGACCATCCGCTACCGGACGGTCGGAGACGGATCCTGCACCGGCGCGGTCGAGTCCGACGCCACCGACATCGAGGCCGTCATCGCCGAAGTGGCGGCGTCCCGGTTGACCGAGCGCGGCGCCACGCGTGCCGACGACCGGCTGTCGGAAGCCGCCATGGAGGACCGCAAGCGGGAGGGCTACTTCTAG